The Populus nigra chromosome 19, ddPopNigr1.1, whole genome shotgun sequence genome includes a window with the following:
- the LOC133680213 gene encoding histone-lysine N-methyltransferase SUVR4-like, translating into MKRCKGHLTRKFIKECWSKCGCNKKCGNRVVQRGIRVALQVFAAPEGKGWGVQSVNALKKGTFICEYVGEIVTNQELHERNNERAAKKERHTYPVLLDADWGSERILEDEEALCLDATEFGNIGRFINHRCYDSNLIEIPVEVETPDHHYYRHAFFTTRGIEPMEELTWDYGIQFDDKHHPIKAFKCKCGSTGCRDKKRRH; encoded by the exons ATGAAACGATGCAAGGGCCATTTAACTAGGAAATTTATAAAAGAGTGCTGGAGTAAATGTGGATGCAACAAGAAATGTGGAAATCGTGTTGTCCAGCGAGGGATACGAGTTGCTTTGCAG GTTTTTGCAGCACCTGAAGGGAAAGGGTGGGGTGTTCAATCTGTGAATGCCCTGAAGAAAGGCACTTTCATTTGTGAGTATGTAGGCGAAATTGTGACGAATCAGGAACTGCACGAAAGAAACAATGAAAGGGCTGCTAAAAAGGAGAGGCATACTTATCCAGTGCTGCTGGATGCAGACTGGGGCTCTGAAAGGATACTGGAGGATGAGGAGGCCCTTTGCTTGGACGCAACAGAATTTGGAAACATTGGCAGGTTTATCAATCACAG GTGTTATGATTCTAACTTGATTGAGATTCCAGTGGAAGTGGAGACTCCGGATCATCACTATTATAGA CATGCTTTTTTCACAACTAGAGGTATTGAGCCGATGGAAGAGTTGACGTGG gATTATGGTATTCAGTTTGATGACAAGCATCATCCGATCAAAGCATTCAAATGCAAGTGTGGAAGCACGGGCTGCCGAGACAAGAAAAGACGGCATTAA
- the LOC133679522 gene encoding general transcription and DNA repair factor IIH subunit TFB5-like has translation MVNATKGLFISCDIPMAQFIINLNASLPASQKFIIHILDSSHMFVQPHVSEMIRSAIADFREQNSYEKPP, from the exons ATGGTGAATGCCACTAAAGGGTTGTTCATATCCTG TGACATACCTATGGCACAATTCATCATCAATTTGAATGCTTCGCTACCGGCATCACAGAAGTTCATTATTCATATTTTGGACAGCTCTCACATGTTTGTTCAACCCCATGTGTCTGAAATGATACGAAGTGCAATTGCAGACTTCAGAGAGCAGAATTCCTACGAGAAGCCTCCTTAA